In Methanofollis sp., one DNA window encodes the following:
- a CDS encoding TIGR00725 family protein, whose protein sequence is MQIAVIGTGTPSPDESAAAETVGALLADRGAVLLCGGLGGVMEAACRGAKAHGGATVGIIPGTEGENPYVDIVVRSNMGQARNALIVASVDAVIAVGGGYGTLSEIALALKMKKEVFGVGTWTIEGVVPCAAPDEAVLRAVSAARRSRSSCSRPSPEGSS, encoded by the coding sequence ATGCAGATCGCAGTCATCGGTACCGGGACTCCCTCGCCGGACGAGTCGGCCGCGGCGGAGACGGTCGGCGCCCTCCTTGCAGACCGCGGCGCCGTCCTCCTCTGCGGCGGCCTTGGCGGGGTGATGGAGGCGGCGTGCCGGGGTGCAAAGGCGCACGGCGGGGCGACCGTCGGGATCATCCCCGGCACAGAGGGGGAGAACCCGTACGTCGATATCGTCGTCAGGAGCAATATGGGCCAGGCGCGGAACGCCCTCATCGTCGCCTCTGTCGACGCCGTCATCGCGGTCGGCGGCGGTTACGGCACCCTCTCGGAGATCGCCCTTGCACTGAAGATGAAAAAAGAGGTCTTCGGGGTGGGCACCTGGACGATCGAGGGCGTCGTCCCCTGCGCCGCACCCGACGAGGCGGTACTCAGGGCAGTCTCCGCCGCACGCCGGTCTCGGTCGTCCTGTAGCCGCCCATCCCCTGAAGGATCGTCTTGA